The following are from one region of the uncultured Campylobacter sp. genome:
- a CDS encoding (Fe-S)-binding protein yields MKRVYMFSTCLGTALMGKTVSNAISLLQREGIEVVFKKDQTCCGQPAFNTGYFEETKKVALYNARLFDKDYPIVVPSGSCAGMMMHDYLELFEGDKEYEFIKEFSSRVFELSVYLDKILNVSYEDKGDPIKVTWHSNCHALRVAKSVESSKNLIRRFKNVELVNLKYEEECCGFGGTFSVKEPEISNAMALAKIKDIEETGSECVVSGDGGCLMNIAGTMKRNGKNVKAVHLYDFIQSRIQGAAI; encoded by the coding sequence ATGAAAAGAGTTTATATGTTTTCGACATGCCTTGGGACGGCTTTAATGGGTAAAACCGTCTCAAACGCCATCTCGCTTTTACAGCGGGAGGGCATCGAGGTGGTCTTTAAAAAAGACCAAACCTGTTGCGGGCAGCCGGCTTTTAACACGGGCTATTTTGAAGAGACTAAAAAAGTAGCTTTATATAACGCTAGGCTTTTTGATAAAGACTATCCTATCGTCGTACCTAGCGGCTCGTGCGCTGGCATGATGATGCATGATTATTTAGAGCTTTTTGAGGGCGATAAGGAGTATGAGTTTATAAAGGAATTTAGCTCCCGCGTTTTTGAGTTAAGCGTCTATCTGGATAAAATTTTAAACGTCAGCTACGAAGATAAGGGTGATCCGATAAAGGTTACGTGGCATAGCAACTGCCATGCTTTAAGGGTAGCAAAAAGCGTAGAAAGCTCGAAAAATTTGATCCGCCGTTTCAAAAACGTCGAACTGGTTAATCTAAAATACGAAGAGGAGTGCTGCGGTTTTGGCGGAACGTTTAGCGTAAAAGAACCCGAAATCTCAAACGCTATGGCCCTAGCTAAGATAAAAGATATCGAAGAAACGGGCAGCGAGTGCGTAGTAAGCGGCGACGGCGGATGCTTGATGAATATCGCTGGCACCATGAAGCGAAACGGTAAGAACGTAAAAGCCGTGCATCTATATGATTTCATCCAAAGCAGAATCCAAGGAGCGGCGATATGA
- a CDS encoding 4-hydroxy-3-methylbut-2-enyl diphosphate reductase has translation MRIELASSYGFCFGVKRAIKIAENAKDAVTIGPIIHNNDEINRLNKNFNVKTLEGINEIDGEKKAIIRTHGITKGDLAELKKSDIKVIDATCPFVTKPQQICEKMSKEGYDIVIFGDENHPEIKGVKSYAVGKVFVVLEESELESVKLAQKVAVISQTTRKVEKFMQIVNYLMLRVKEVRVFNTICNATFENQEAVKNLAARADVMVVVGGKNSSNTKQLYLISKSACEDSYLVENESELERAWFEGKNLCGISAGASTPDWIIQKVVDRLEGFKI, from the coding sequence TTGAGGATTGAGCTTGCTAGCAGTTACGGATTTTGTTTTGGCGTAAAGCGTGCTATAAAAATCGCCGAAAACGCCAAAGATGCCGTAACTATCGGCCCCATTATACATAACAACGACGAGATAAACCGCCTAAATAAAAATTTTAACGTTAAAACGCTTGAGGGTATAAACGAAATCGACGGCGAAAAAAAAGCGATCATCCGCACGCACGGTATCACAAAAGGCGATCTGGCCGAGTTAAAAAAAAGCGATATAAAAGTGATCGACGCGACGTGCCCGTTTGTCACCAAGCCACAGCAAATTTGCGAGAAGATGAGCAAAGAGGGCTATGACATCGTGATATTCGGCGATGAAAATCACCCGGAGATAAAGGGGGTGAAATCCTATGCTGTCGGTAAGGTATTCGTCGTGCTAGAAGAAAGCGAGCTAGAGAGCGTAAAACTAGCTCAAAAAGTAGCCGTCATCAGCCAAACGACGCGTAAAGTAGAAAAATTTATGCAAATCGTAAATTATCTGATGCTACGCGTAAAAGAAGTCCGCGTTTTTAACACGATTTGCAACGCTACTTTTGAAAACCAAGAAGCGGTTAAAAATTTAGCCGCCAGAGCCGATGTGATGGTCGTAGTAGGCGGCAAAAACAGCTCAAATACGAAGCAACTTTATCTCATCTCAAAAAGCGCCTGCGAGGATAGCTATCTCGTAGAAAACGAATCCGAGCTTGAGCGCGCGTGGTTTGAGGGTAAGAATCTTTGCGGCATAAGCGCGGGAGCCTCTACGCCCGATTGGATCATACAAAAAGTAGTCGATAGGCTCGAAGGGTTTAAAATTTAG
- the serA gene encoding phosphoglycerate dehydrogenase, which yields MKTIIVCDAIHKVGFEILNREEDIKVIDAVSVPKDKLLDILGEADVAITRSSTEVGEAFLNAAKNLKALVRAGVGVDNVDIDGCSKRGIIAMNVPTANTIAAVELTMAHMLAAARSFPYAHNDLKIDRIWKREKWYGVELFNKTLGIIGFGNIGSRVAARAAAFGMKIVAYDPYIDPSKVTDMGGVYTKNFDDILACDFITIHTPKNKETTDMIGEAEIAKMKDGVRLINCARGGLYNEEALYNGLKSGKIAFAGIDVFAKEPATNHPLLELNNVSVTPHLGANTLESQANIAIAAAEQAISAARGISYPSALNLPIKTEDLPPFVEPYIELTSKMAFLAAQINKNAIKAVRIETHGQISEYANSLLTFAIVGALKESLGDGINYVNAKFLCDEKGIKTESIVGGDSIFKNKIAVRITTQSDVVTIGGTVFGENQQRIVTINGFKTDFKPKGKMIIFKNNDVPGVIAKISSILADEKINIADFRLGRDDHGMALAVVLVDEKITKETLAKLNELDVCIWAKYAVI from the coding sequence ATGAAAACCATAATAGTGTGCGATGCGATACACAAAGTCGGCTTTGAAATTTTAAATCGCGAAGAGGATATAAAAGTAATCGATGCGGTAAGCGTGCCAAAGGATAAGCTTTTAGATATCTTAGGCGAGGCTGACGTGGCTATCACTCGAAGCTCAACCGAGGTCGGCGAGGCGTTTTTAAATGCCGCAAAAAATTTAAAAGCTCTCGTGCGCGCGGGCGTAGGCGTGGATAACGTAGATATCGACGGCTGTTCAAAGCGCGGCATCATCGCGATGAACGTCCCTACGGCAAACACGATCGCCGCGGTGGAGCTAACGATGGCTCATATGCTAGCGGCGGCTCGCTCTTTTCCCTATGCTCACAACGACCTAAAAATCGACCGCATTTGGAAACGCGAAAAATGGTACGGCGTCGAGCTTTTTAATAAAACGTTAGGCATTATCGGCTTTGGCAACATCGGCTCGCGTGTGGCGGCTAGGGCTGCGGCTTTCGGTATGAAAATCGTCGCTTACGATCCGTATATAGATCCGTCGAAAGTAACCGATATGGGCGGCGTTTATACTAAAAATTTCGACGATATTCTAGCTTGCGATTTCATAACGATCCATACGCCTAAAAATAAAGAAACTACGGATATGATCGGCGAGGCCGAGATCGCAAAGATGAAGGACGGGGTACGTCTCATAAACTGCGCTCGCGGCGGTCTTTATAACGAAGAGGCGCTATATAACGGCCTAAAAAGCGGCAAGATCGCGTTTGCGGGTATCGACGTATTTGCAAAAGAGCCCGCTACTAATCACCCGCTACTTGAGCTAAATAACGTCAGCGTCACGCCGCATCTTGGCGCAAATACGCTAGAGTCTCAAGCAAACATCGCCATTGCCGCAGCCGAGCAGGCTATCTCGGCGGCTCGCGGAATCAGCTATCCTAGCGCGTTAAATTTGCCGATAAAGACCGAGGATCTGCCCCCCTTCGTAGAGCCTTATATCGAGCTTACGAGCAAGATGGCATTTCTTGCCGCGCAAATCAACAAAAACGCTATCAAAGCCGTCCGTATCGAAACACACGGGCAGATTAGCGAATACGCGAATTCCTTACTAACCTTTGCCATCGTGGGCGCGCTAAAAGAGAGTTTAGGCGACGGCATAAACTACGTAAACGCTAAATTTTTATGCGACGAAAAGGGTATAAAAACCGAAAGCATCGTCGGCGGCGATAGTATTTTTAAAAATAAGATCGCCGTTCGCATCACGACGCAAAGCGATGTCGTGACGATCGGCGGAACGGTATTCGGCGAAAATCAGCAACGTATCGTAACAATAAACGGCTTTAAAACAGACTTTAAACCTAAAGGCAAGATGATTATCTTTAAAAACAACGACGTTCCGGGCGTTATAGCTAAGATTTCGTCTATCCTTGCCGATGAGAAGATAAATATCGCCGACTTCCGCCTAGGGCGCGACGACCACGGCATGGCGCTTGCGGTCGTACTGGTCGATGAAAAGATAACCAAAGAGACGCTGGCTAAACTAAACGAACTTGACGTTTGTATATGGGCAAAATACGCAGTTATCTAA
- the aroA gene encoding 3-phosphoshikimate 1-carboxyvinyltransferase, translating into MKVYALRTPISASLENIAADKSISHRCAIFSLLSDKPSRVKNYLKAEDTLNTLEIVKNLGAHIEEKEGELIITPSANLKEPSVVLECGNSGTAMRLFMGFLAASEGFFVLSGDEFLNRRPMARVAKLLIGVGAKIDGANGGDHAPLAIRGKKLEYFKFDSKIASAQVKSALILAGLKSNGCELSEPELSRDHTERMLAGMGANLQILPRGVKVEPMNAPLKPLEICVPNDPSSAFFFAVAAAIIPNSHIVLKNMLLNKTRVEAFKILAKMGAQVTFKETSSAYESIGEIEIKHAPLKAVDVNENISWLIDEVPALAIAFANAQGISSVRNAKELRVKESDRIAIMVQGLRKCGLEVEEFEDGFSVKGGEANCAIIDSNGDHRIAMSFAVLGLKCGMVIEKSEFIATSFPNFSGILRQLGASVED; encoded by the coding sequence ATGAAAGTTTACGCATTAAGAACGCCGATAAGCGCGAGCCTGGAAAACATCGCTGCCGATAAATCTATCTCGCATAGATGCGCGATATTTTCGCTTTTAAGCGATAAGCCAAGCCGCGTGAAAAACTATCTAAAGGCCGAGGATACGCTAAATACGCTAGAAATCGTAAAAAATTTGGGCGCGCATATCGAGGAAAAAGAGGGCGAGCTAATCATAACTCCGAGCGCAAATTTAAAAGAGCCTAGCGTTGTTTTAGAGTGCGGAAACTCGGGCACGGCGATGAGGCTTTTTATGGGCTTTTTGGCTGCTAGCGAGGGTTTTTTCGTGCTAAGCGGAGACGAGTTTTTAAATCGTCGTCCGATGGCGCGCGTAGCTAAACTGCTAATAGGCGTCGGGGCTAAGATAGATGGCGCAAACGGCGGAGATCATGCGCCTTTGGCGATCCGCGGCAAGAAGCTGGAGTATTTTAAATTTGATAGCAAAATCGCCTCCGCGCAGGTAAAATCGGCGCTGATTTTGGCGGGACTAAAGTCAAACGGCTGCGAGCTTAGTGAGCCCGAGCTTAGTCGCGATCACACCGAGCGCATGCTAGCGGGCATGGGGGCAAATTTGCAAATTTTACCTCGCGGCGTCAAGGTTGAGCCGATGAACGCACCGCTAAAACCGCTTGAAATTTGCGTTCCAAACGATCCTAGCTCGGCGTTTTTCTTTGCCGTAGCCGCAGCGATAATCCCAAATTCTCATATCGTGCTAAAAAATATGCTACTAAATAAAACACGCGTGGAGGCCTTTAAAATTTTAGCCAAAATGGGCGCGCAAGTAACGTTTAAAGAGACTTCAAGCGCATACGAAAGCATCGGCGAGATCGAGATAAAACACGCGCCGTTAAAGGCCGTGGACGTGAACGAAAATATCTCGTGGCTAATCGACGAGGTGCCGGCACTTGCCATAGCATTTGCAAACGCGCAGGGCATAAGTAGCGTGAGAAACGCAAAAGAGCTTCGCGTAAAAGAGAGCGACCGCATCGCGATCATGGTGCAAGGACTGCGAAAATGCGGGCTTGAAGTCGAAGAATTTGAAGACGGCTTTAGCGTAAAAGGCGGCGAGGCAAACTGCGCTATCATCGACAGTAACGGCGATCACCGTATCGCGATGAGCTTTGCGGTGCTTGGGCTAAAATGCGGAATGGTTATAGAAAAGAGCGAGTTTATCGCGACTTCATTTCCGAATTTTAGCGGGATTTTAAGACAACTGGGAGCTAGCGTTGAGGATTGA
- the efp gene encoding elongation factor P, whose product MATYSMGDLKKGLKIELDGVPYKVVEYQHVKPGKGAAFVRAKIKSFIDGKVLEKTFHAGDKCDQPNLEEKEMQYLYDDGEFCQFMDTATYEQVAISDEDVGDVKKWMIDGMMVEILFHNGKAIGVEVPQVVELKIVETPPNFKGDTQGGKKPATLESGAVVQIPFHVLEGEVIRVDTVRGEYIERANK is encoded by the coding sequence ATGGCAACCTATTCGATGGGCGACCTAAAAAAAGGACTAAAGATCGAGCTAGACGGCGTTCCGTATAAAGTCGTCGAGTATCAGCACGTAAAACCGGGCAAGGGCGCGGCTTTCGTTCGCGCGAAAATCAAATCTTTTATCGACGGCAAAGTGCTTGAAAAGACGTTCCATGCGGGCGATAAATGCGATCAGCCGAATTTGGAAGAAAAAGAGATGCAGTATCTTTACGACGACGGCGAGTTCTGTCAGTTTATGGACACCGCGACCTACGAGCAAGTGGCGATCAGCGACGAGGACGTGGGCGATGTAAAAAAATGGATGATAGACGGCATGATGGTTGAGATTTTGTTTCACAACGGCAAGGCTATCGGCGTAGAAGTACCGCAAGTAGTCGAGCTAAAGATCGTCGAGACTCCGCCGAATTTCAAGGGCGACACCCAGGGCGGTAAAAAGCCTGCTACGCTTGAGAGCGGCGCGGTCGTGCAGATACCTTTCCACGTGCTTGAGGGCGAGGTCATCCGCGTAGATACCGTCCGCGGCGAATACATCGAGCGCGCAAATAAATAA
- a CDS encoding lactate utilization protein C, whose product MNSREKILSKIKNIPINEEFKSVDVVNFINDESEDLVEEYISRATENKAFVQRSQNLIADINAIIKQQNAKNLIYPTDLPIDVSQVEAEVKFAFDRPVEEFKSELFNYDVSIIKATKAVSSHGVFCVTSSKSQPRLLSLTPRLCIVLLRKQDVVKSLSACLNEIKKENEKLPTNILFICGPSRTSDIELVPVLGVHGSQIVYVLVY is encoded by the coding sequence ATGAATAGCAGAGAAAAAATCCTATCAAAAATCAAAAATATACCGATAAACGAGGAGTTTAAGAGCGTAGACGTCGTAAATTTTATCAACGACGAGAGCGAAGATCTGGTAGAAGAATATATCTCAAGAGCGACCGAAAACAAAGCCTTCGTACAAAGAAGTCAAAATTTAATCGCCGATATAAATGCGATAATAAAGCAACAAAACGCTAAAAATTTAATCTACCCTACGGACTTGCCTATCGATGTATCGCAGGTAGAAGCGGAAGTAAAATTCGCCTTTGATAGACCCGTGGAGGAGTTCAAATCAGAGCTTTTTAACTACGACGTCTCTATAATCAAAGCAACCAAAGCCGTTAGCTCGCACGGCGTTTTTTGCGTAACTTCAAGCAAGAGCCAACCAAGACTGCTAAGCCTAACGCCAAGACTTTGCATAGTGCTGTTAAGAAAGCAAGACGTGGTAAAAAGCCTATCTGCGTGCCTAAACGAGATAAAAAAAGAAAACGAAAAGTTGCCGACTAATATCCTTTTCATCTGCGGCCCTTCAAGGACGTCTGATATCGAGCTCGTGCCGGTTTTGGGCGTGCACGGCTCGCAGATAGTTTATGTTTTGGTTTATTAA
- a CDS encoding lactate permease LctP family transporter, which yields MQEVFLQNYDPAGNIWLSAAAAALPIAVFLLCLTVFKLKGYVAAFLTVAASLAVAIIFYKMPAVTAFMSFAYGFFYGLWPIAWIILCAIFLYKLSVKSGYFETLKASITAISPDCRIQVILIAFSFGSFLEGAIGFGAPVAICAALLMGLGLKPLSAAGLSMIANTAGAAFGAVGIPVTALSGTVNVDAQLISTMTARMLPPITFTLPFLLVFLVSGFRGVLGVLPHVVTAAASYTIAQYATAKFLGPELVNIIAAIVSIVMLWAALRIWKIKDVFRVTGQSEAKEGVSLSAKDAFKAWLPFILIIAAIVVWNSSGFKSLVDFATFKFEVANLHNLTASNPPISQGVQAISAVYTWDALRATGTAILLAAILTTLILKIKPQIAVASAKEAAKEMAFPIVTIGFIVAYAYVAKYSGQAATMGLALSSTGNAFGFFSPVIGWLGVFLTGSVTSANLLFGTLQQVTANQLSVPDVIFMAANTVGGVVGKIISPQSIAVACAAVGMAGRESEVLKFTLKYSLLFIVLASLITWAVIHLFPQLVPVVTNFRP from the coding sequence ATGCAAGAGGTGTTTTTGCAAAATTACGATCCCGCGGGTAATATTTGGCTCAGCGCGGCTGCGGCGGCTTTACCCATAGCCGTATTTTTGCTCTGCTTGACGGTTTTTAAGCTAAAAGGCTACGTCGCGGCGTTTCTAACCGTCGCAGCCAGCCTTGCCGTGGCGATTATATTTTATAAGATGCCCGCGGTTACGGCGTTTATGAGCTTTGCTTACGGTTTTTTCTACGGGCTTTGGCCGATAGCTTGGATTATTTTGTGCGCGATTTTTCTTTATAAACTTAGCGTAAAATCAGGCTACTTCGAGACGCTAAAGGCCTCTATTACGGCTATTAGCCCAGATTGCCGCATTCAGGTGATTTTAATAGCGTTTAGTTTCGGTTCGTTTTTAGAAGGAGCCATCGGTTTTGGCGCGCCGGTTGCGATTTGCGCGGCTTTGCTTATGGGGCTTGGGCTAAAACCTTTAAGCGCGGCCGGACTTAGTATGATAGCAAACACGGCGGGCGCGGCGTTTGGAGCCGTGGGCATACCGGTTACGGCGCTTAGCGGTACCGTAAACGTCGATGCGCAGCTAATATCTACGATGACGGCTAGGATGCTACCGCCCATTACCTTTACGCTTCCTTTTTTACTCGTGTTTTTAGTTAGCGGATTTAGAGGGGTTTTAGGCGTTTTACCTCACGTTGTTACGGCGGCGGCTAGCTACACTATCGCGCAGTACGCTACGGCTAAATTTTTAGGCCCTGAGCTAGTAAATATAATCGCCGCTATCGTCTCCATCGTCATGCTTTGGGCGGCGCTTAGAATTTGGAAGATTAAAGACGTATTTAGAGTAACCGGGCAAAGCGAGGCAAAAGAGGGCGTAAGCCTAAGCGCCAAAGACGCGTTTAAAGCTTGGCTTCCTTTTATCCTCATTATCGCGGCTATAGTCGTTTGGAACAGCTCGGGTTTTAAATCTCTCGTGGATTTTGCTACGTTTAAATTTGAAGTCGCGAACTTGCATAATCTAACCGCGTCAAATCCGCCTATCTCGCAGGGCGTGCAAGCTATTAGCGCCGTTTATACGTGGGACGCGCTAAGGGCTACGGGGACGGCGATATTGCTAGCCGCGATTCTTACGACGCTGATTTTAAAGATAAAACCCCAAATCGCAGTCGCTTCCGCAAAAGAGGCGGCAAAGGAGATGGCTTTTCCCATCGTTACGATAGGCTTTATCGTCGCGTACGCCTACGTTGCTAAATATAGCGGTCAAGCCGCGACTATGGGTCTAGCGCTATCAAGCACGGGCAACGCGTTTGGCTTTTTCTCGCCCGTCATCGGTTGGCTGGGCGTATTTTTAACGGGCTCGGTTACTAGCGCGAATTTGCTTTTCGGCACTCTTCAGCAAGTAACGGCAAATCAGCTAAGCGTACCCGACGTTATTTTTATGGCGGCAAACACCGTAGGCGGCGTCGTGGGTAAAATCATTAGTCCGCAAAGTATCGCCGTAGCGTGCGCGGCGGTGGGAATGGCCGGACGCGAGAGCGAAGTGCTTAAATTTACGCTTAAATACTCGCTTTTATTTATAGTTTTGGCTAGCTTAATCACGTGGGCGGTTATACATCTGTTTCCGCAGCTCGTGCCGGTAGTTACGAATTTTAGACCTTAA
- a CDS encoding SelT/SelW/SelH family (seleno)protein → MEVKITYCNSUNYRPVASRVEEEFLSQIPGAKISKIVGSGGNFIVEVNGKVVFSKKDLIGTDVNALPNHEEIAALVDNVKKSA, encoded by the coding sequence ATGGAAGTAAAGATTACATATTGCAATTCTTGAAACTATAGACCGGTAGCTTCTCGTGTAGAAGAAGAATTTTTAAGTCAAATTCCAGGTGCTAAAATTAGCAAAATCGTCGGTAGCGGCGGAAACTTCATCGTTGAAGTAAACGGAAAAGTAGTCTTTTCTAAAAAAGATCTCATCGGTACGGACGTAAACGCCCTGCCAAATCACGAAGAGATCGCAGCTTTGGTGGATAACGTTAAAAAATCCGCCTAA
- a CDS encoding LutB/LldF family L-lactate oxidation iron-sulfur protein, which yields MSNPHENIVKQKLNDAQLRENLSNAMHTLQTNRKNLIAKRFNEWEELRQRGKKAKNNALSKLDELLVKFEENATKNGFKVHWASTPEEACEIIYTIMIEKNIGKVLKGKSMASEEIHLNHYLKHKGLEAVETDLGELIIQLIDEPPVHIVVPAIHKNRYEIGEIFHEKLGAAKESEPEKLNAIAREHMREGFKTLKLGLGGVNFAIANEGAIWMLENEGNGRMCTTIPDITINICGIEKVVERFEDAATLDTLLIPSATGQFITNYNNIISGPRKDGELDGPSECHIVMLDNHRTDMLTNPEYYEALRCIRCGACMNFCPVYDKIGGHSYQTVYPGPIGEVISPWLFGMDKHGDVVSLCSMCGRCGEVCPVKIPLPNLIRKLRRDKAGQGKNPPHGTQNLPSHFAESFIFSNYAKVQTSGFAFRAAIKGAMATNGLIHSFGKSMPVISKWLEFKDLMDFNYDLHKEVQKIPGVIYE from the coding sequence ATGAGCAATCCGCACGAAAATATAGTAAAGCAAAAGCTAAACGACGCGCAGCTAAGGGAAAATTTAAGCAACGCTATGCATACGCTGCAAACCAACCGTAAAAATTTGATCGCAAAACGCTTTAACGAGTGGGAGGAGTTAAGGCAGCGCGGTAAAAAAGCCAAAAATAACGCTTTAAGCAAGCTTGACGAGCTACTGGTTAAATTTGAAGAAAATGCGACTAAAAACGGCTTTAAGGTGCATTGGGCTAGTACGCCGGAGGAAGCCTGCGAGATAATCTACACGATAATGATAGAAAAAAATATCGGCAAGGTGCTAAAAGGCAAGTCGATGGCTAGCGAGGAGATACATCTAAATCACTATCTAAAGCACAAAGGCCTAGAAGCCGTGGAGACCGATCTTGGCGAGCTAATCATCCAGCTCATAGACGAGCCGCCGGTACATATCGTAGTGCCGGCTATCCATAAAAACCGCTACGAGATAGGCGAAATTTTCCACGAAAAGCTAGGGGCGGCGAAAGAAAGCGAACCAGAAAAGCTAAACGCCATCGCAAGAGAGCATATGAGAGAGGGGTTTAAGACGCTAAAGCTGGGGCTTGGCGGCGTAAATTTCGCTATCGCTAACGAAGGCGCTATATGGATGCTAGAAAACGAAGGTAACGGCAGAATGTGCACCACGATACCCGATATCACGATAAATATCTGCGGCATAGAAAAGGTCGTAGAGAGATTTGAAGACGCAGCGACGCTTGATACCTTGCTCATACCGTCGGCTACGGGGCAGTTTATAACAAACTATAACAACATAATAAGCGGCCCGAGAAAGGACGGCGAGCTAGACGGCCCTAGCGAGTGTCATATCGTGATGCTTGATAACCACCGTACCGATATGCTGACAAATCCCGAATACTACGAAGCATTACGCTGTATCAGATGCGGAGCCTGTATGAATTTCTGCCCCGTTTACGATAAAATCGGCGGCCATAGCTATCAAACCGTATATCCGGGTCCTATCGGAGAGGTCATCTCGCCTTGGTTATTTGGTATGGATAAGCACGGCGACGTGGTTTCTCTTTGTTCGATGTGCGGCAGATGCGGCGAGGTGTGTCCGGTGAAGATCCCGCTGCCTAATCTCATCAGAAAACTACGCAGAGATAAGGCCGGACAGGGTAAAAACCCTCCGCACGGGACGCAAAATTTACCGAGTCACTTTGCCGAATCTTTTATATTTAGCAACTACGCCAAGGTGCAAACTAGCGGCTTTGCCTTTAGAGCGGCGATAAAAGGCGCGATGGCTACGAACGGATTAATACATAGCTTTGGCAAAAGTATGCCTGTGATTAGCAAGTGGCTTGAGTTTAAAGACCTGATGGACTTTAACTACGACCTTCATAAAGAGGTTCAAAAAATACCCGGAGTAATCTATGAATAG
- a CDS encoding 30S ribosomal protein S1: MAAVNKKVQLSKANDDIENDDFAAMLEESFKKTEEDSDGIIVDIKGDEVFVNVGRKSEGILNISEIQDENGELKFKVGDTIKVVITGSTRSGKPIVSHKKALRKEKVKAYIDSYNEENQDVFDVKIIGKNKGGFVAQNSEGIEFFLPRSQGGFKDANAVVGKSFKVKVIKIDKDEQSIIVSRKKLLDEDRRKKREAISAVAENTDVIEGVVKKITTYGMFVDIGGVDGLVHYSEISYKGPVNPGSIYKEGDKVLVKVIKYDNEKKHLSLSIKAAMPDPWDEIKDGLEVGDTIKVTVSNIEPYGAFVDLGNDIEGFLHISEISWDKNIKNPKDHISEGEELDVEVIEIDAKDRRLRVSLKNLLKKPFDEFKAKFKEGDVTKGVVTSVTNFGAFVKIGAVEGLLHNEDASWDRNDKCKDLFKVGDEVEVKIIKIDSNDQKISLSQKDLKQSPVQAFAKKFNVGDIVTGKIRDIKDFGVFVELGDNVDALIRKEDLGNVSAESLNINDNIEAAIAFIDEKKNRIRLSVRRLARQKEREVLNEINSDDKVTLGDIIKEQLS, from the coding sequence ATGGCTGCGGTGAACAAAAAAGTTCAACTTAGTAAGGCAAACGACGATATCGAAAACGACGATTTCGCCGCGATGCTAGAGGAGTCTTTTAAAAAGACGGAAGAAGATAGCGACGGTATAATCGTCGATATTAAAGGCGACGAGGTTTTTGTAAATGTCGGTAGAAAATCAGAGGGAATTTTAAACATTTCTGAAATACAGGATGAGAACGGAGAGCTTAAATTTAAAGTAGGCGATACGATAAAAGTCGTAATTACCGGCTCGACAAGAAGCGGAAAACCTATCGTTTCTCACAAAAAAGCGCTTAGAAAAGAAAAAGTAAAAGCCTATATCGACTCGTATAACGAAGAAAATCAAGATGTATTCGACGTAAAAATCATAGGAAAAAATAAAGGCGGTTTCGTCGCGCAAAATAGCGAAGGAATCGAGTTTTTCTTGCCTCGCTCGCAAGGCGGTTTTAAGGACGCAAACGCGGTAGTAGGAAAGTCGTTTAAAGTAAAAGTCATAAAGATAGATAAAGACGAGCAAAGCATCATCGTCTCAAGAAAAAAACTACTCGACGAAGATAGAAGGAAAAAAAGGGAAGCAATATCTGCGGTAGCCGAAAATACCGACGTCATCGAAGGCGTGGTTAAAAAAATCACTACTTATGGTATGTTTGTGGATATAGGCGGCGTGGACGGACTCGTGCATTATAGCGAGATAAGCTATAAAGGGCCGGTAAATCCGGGCTCTATCTACAAAGAAGGCGACAAGGTTTTAGTAAAAGTTATCAAATATGATAACGAAAAAAAACATCTATCCCTATCTATCAAGGCTGCGATGCCTGATCCTTGGGATGAGATAAAAGACGGTTTAGAGGTTGGCGACACTATAAAAGTAACCGTCAGCAACATAGAGCCTTACGGCGCATTCGTCGATCTTGGCAACGATATAGAGGGCTTTTTGCATATCTCTGAAATTTCTTGGGATAAAAATATCAAAAATCCAAAAGATCACATTAGCGAAGGCGAGGAGCTTGACGTCGAGGTTATCGAGATAGATGCGAAAGACCGCCGCTTAAGAGTGAGTCTTAAAAATCTACTCAAAAAACCGTTTGACGAATTTAAAGCCAAATTTAAAGAAGGCGACGTAACAAAGGGCGTAGTTACTAGCGTGACGAATTTTGGCGCATTTGTTAAAATTGGCGCAGTCGAAGGTTTGCTTCACAACGAGGACGCTTCTTGGGATAGAAACGATAAGTGCAAAGATTTGTTTAAAGTAGGCGACGAGGTCGAGGTAAAAATCATCAAAATCGACTCTAACGATCAAAAAATTTCGCTTAGCCAAAAAGATTTAAAACAAAGCCCGGTGCAAGCTTTTGCTAAGAAATTTAACGTAGGCGACATCGTGACTGGCAAAATTCGCGATATTAAAGATTTTGGCGTGTTTGTAGAGCTCGGCGATAACGTCGATGCGCTCATCCGTAAAGAAGACCTAGGTAACGTAAGCGCCGAAAGCCTAAATATAAACGACAATATCGAAGCTGCGATAGCCTTTATCGACGAGAAGAAAAATAGAATACGCCTAAGCGTAAGACGCCTTGCGAGACAAAAGGAGCGTGAGGTGCTAAACGAGATAAATAGCGACGATAAGGTTACTTTGGGCGACATCATCAAAGAACAGCTATCATAA